In Drosophila pseudoobscura strain MV-25-SWS-2005 chromosome 4, UCI_Dpse_MV25, whole genome shotgun sequence, the following proteins share a genomic window:
- the LOC6902673 gene encoding serine/threonine-protein phosphatase 2A activator produces the protein MTEATSKRMYDVSDPSPQVLHATQLAQNGPKRQVLCLEDMDDWVRSQAYKDTIAYINNTSMAIQGKKLSSEFPVSEKVRRLCDIFDGLEILLSENTPKFESAHSWLTAQQGNANAYRNWMRLMHQFVFSVLDEAVQPECKHINELGQYLRRSFGCSSSLEFGPGNELMFLFFLCGLFRAGILFADDTVAAALLLFHRYIRLVRRLILTYSLSLTKDSRCSMDDYYVIPYIWGSAQLSLDAPFSPMESEMQLEMEAHRQDYMLLGVIDHLRKTRGLQLNQVAFQLWCILSVPTWPEVYGAIERAYVSNVLSSFETVENAIFCELMSFQSVSSVSMVPRAYLGNRYSEDRRSSMRHQEQADVSEQKPDTNKKLAPPVHKCVSMQPSLFFGFSDKKSTDADSNDDEHDPLWIVRRRNDQEEESDTSTTVFFTDAMIINDGPTSSSSSSSSSTAK, from the coding sequence ATGACGGAAGCAACGAGCAAGCGAATGTACGATGTGAGCGACCCAAGTCCCCAAGTGCTGCATGCCACCCAATTAGCGCAGAACGGCCCGAAGAGGCAGGTGCTATGTCTTGAGGATATGGACGACTGGGTTCGCTCGCAGGCCTACAAAGATACGATTGCTTACATCAACAACACCAGCATGGCCATACAGGGCAAGAAATTGAGCAGCGAATTCCCAGTGTCGGAGAAGGTTCGTAGACTGTGCGATATTTTCGACGGCCTGGAGATACTCCTATCCGAGAATACACCCAAGTTTGAAAGCGCTCATTCTTGGCTCACGGCCCAGCAGGGCAATGCTAACGCCTACCGCAACTGGATGCGCCTAATGCATCAGTTCGTTTTCTCGGTCCTTGACGAGGCAGTACAGCCGGAGTGCAAGCACATCAACGAACTGGGACAGTACTTGCGGCGCTCCTTTGGCTGCTCGAGCAGCCTGGAGTTTGGTCCCGGCAACGAGCTAATGTTCTTGTTCTTCCTTTGCGGTCTGTTCAGGGCTGGCATCCTATTCGCTGATGATACGGTAGCCGCGGCCCTGCTGCTCTTCCACCGCTACATCCGGCTGGTGCGCCGCCTGATCCTGACCTACTCGCTGTCGCTAACAAAGGACTCAAGGTGCTCGATGGACGACTACTACGTGATTCCCTATATTTGGGGATCAGCCCAGCTTTCGTTGGATGCGCCGTTCTCCCCGATGGAGAGCGAGAtgcagctggagatggaggctCATCGGCAAGACTACATGTTGCTAGGGGTCATCGACCACCTGCGGAAGACTCGAGGGCTCCAGCTGAACCAGGTGGCCTTTCAGCTGTGGTGCATTCTGTCGGTACCAACCTGGCCGGAGGTCTACGGGGCAATCGAGCGCGCCTACGTGTCGAACGTGCTCTCCTCATTCGAAACAGTTGAGAACGCGATTTTTTGTGAACTCATGTCTTTTCAAAGCGTGTCGTCGGTGAGCATGGTGCCGCGTGCTTATCTGGGGAATCGATACTCTGAAGATCGTCGGAGTTCGATGCGCCATCAAGAGCAGGCAGACGTCTCCGAGCAGAAGCCAGATACCAATAAGAAATTGGCACCGCCAGTCCACAAGTGTGTGAGCATGCAGCCCAGCTTGTTCTTTGGCTTTTCCGATAAGAAGTCCACTGATGCGGACAGCAATGATGACGAGCACGATCCTTTGTGGATAGTCCGGCGCCGCAATgaccaggaggaggagtcaGATACGAGTACAACAGTTTTTTTTACGGATGCGATGATTATCAACGATGGTCCAACGTCCTCATCGTCCTCATCGTCCTCTAGTACGGCCAAATAA